In one Pseudomonas sp. MM211 genomic region, the following are encoded:
- a CDS encoding HIT family protein, which produces MALITERVALARSGNNDKVICRMASGWAVMGDVQFLPGYCLLLPDPVVASLNDLDAEARVAYLLDMARLGDAVLQVTGALRMNYEILGNSEPELHCHIFPRYATEPEEKRTMPAWFYDWKAAPPYAEDIHGDLRKQVAEVLAATK; this is translated from the coding sequence ATGGCCCTTATCACTGAACGTGTAGCGCTTGCTCGCAGCGGTAACAACGACAAAGTCATCTGCCGAATGGCTTCCGGTTGGGCTGTCATGGGCGATGTGCAATTTCTGCCTGGCTATTGCCTGTTACTGCCCGACCCTGTCGTCGCAAGCCTGAACGATTTGGACGCGGAAGCCCGAGTAGCCTACCTACTCGATATGGCCCGACTCGGCGACGCTGTTTTACAGGTAACCGGCGCTCTTCGCATGAACTACGAGATCCTCGGGAATTCAGAGCCTGAACTGCATTGCCACATCTTTCCCCGCTACGCTACAGAGCCGGAAGAGAAACGCACAATGCCGGCCTGGTTCTACGACTGGAAAGCGGCACCACCCTATGCAGAAGACATACATGGTGATTTGCGTAAACAAGTTGCTGAGGTGCTTGCGGCAACGAAGTGA
- a CDS encoding hydrolase, whose translation MTSETIRNPHTDQLLTPDNSAFIIIDYQPIQVSSIRSMPREELVFNITSVAKAAVNFNLPIIHSTVNVGTGRNKPPIQQLQDVLGHLPTYDRTSINSWEDSEFKQAVKACGRRKLIMTALWTEACLAFPVLDAIQEGFEVYIPVDAVGGTSLAAHEAALHRIEQAGAKLISRVQMYCELQRDWAREASVPGFMGVFENFDGFNAEKKAN comes from the coding sequence ATGACGAGCGAAACGATTCGTAACCCCCACACCGACCAACTTCTGACGCCCGATAACTCGGCTTTTATTATCATCGACTACCAGCCGATTCAGGTGTCCTCGATCCGCTCGATGCCGCGCGAGGAACTGGTGTTCAACATCACAAGCGTCGCCAAGGCGGCGGTTAACTTCAATCTGCCCATCATCCACTCGACCGTCAACGTTGGCACCGGTCGCAACAAGCCACCTATTCAGCAACTGCAAGACGTGCTCGGCCACTTGCCTACCTACGATCGCACCTCAATCAATAGCTGGGAAGACAGCGAATTCAAACAGGCGGTTAAGGCCTGCGGGCGCCGCAAACTGATCATGACAGCGTTGTGGACCGAAGCCTGTCTGGCCTTCCCGGTACTCGACGCGATCCAAGAAGGTTTTGAGGTCTATATACCGGTCGATGCGGTCGGCGGAACCTCCCTTGCCGCGCACGAAGCGGCATTGCACCGTATAGAGCAGGCGGGTGCCAAACTGATCAGCCGCGTGCAGATGTACTGCGAACTACAGCGTGACTGGGCGCGTGAGGCGAGTGTTCCGGGCTTCATGGGCGTGTTCGAAAACTTCGACGGCTTCAACGCCGAAAAAAAGGCCAACTAA
- a CDS encoding GMC family oxidoreductase, with translation MADDADFARQVEENQFRQKTNLRTAYDYIVCGSGTSGSVVARRLAENPDVRVLLLEAGGSDNVPSVSDASVWFTNLGGERDWQFVAQPNPHLHGREMPLSMGKVLGGGASINVMVWSRGHSSDWDYFASESGDPAWNYQSTLATYRRIENWQGTPDPLRRGTGGPVFVQPAPEPNPVAPAMLAAAAKLGMTVYDDQNGAMMEGPGGAALTNVCLSDGRRRSIFRSYVFPLMAQPNLTVLTHAHVLRVLLEGQQAVGVEVLYEGRVIHFSAEQEVVLSLGAINTPKVLMLSGIGDAQQLARHQIEPVQHLPGVGQNYQDHIMVSGCIWDYEQAHAPRNNAGESTFLWKSNAALDVPDIQTFLAEIPIATPEAQAMFHPPAAAWSLLPGLVRPKSRGSITLTGGGAMDPLKIDSGALSEPDDLQALVRAVELCREIGNSETMRPFARREVMPGPLRGAALEAFVRNAASTVWHQSCTAKMGTDAFSVVDAQLRVYGIQRLRIADASIMPRVTTGNTMAPCVIIGERLGSLLTA, from the coding sequence ATGGCCGACGACGCAGACTTTGCTCGTCAGGTTGAAGAGAACCAGTTTCGACAGAAAACCAACCTTCGCACCGCATACGATTACATCGTCTGCGGCTCCGGCACTTCGGGCTCGGTGGTTGCCCGGCGCCTGGCGGAAAATCCGGACGTCCGTGTCCTGCTGCTCGAGGCCGGCGGCAGCGATAACGTACCCAGCGTCAGCGATGCCAGCGTGTGGTTCACCAATCTGGGCGGTGAGCGCGATTGGCAATTCGTGGCGCAGCCCAACCCGCACCTGCACGGTCGGGAGATGCCCCTTTCGATGGGCAAGGTGCTGGGCGGCGGCGCCTCGATCAACGTGATGGTCTGGTCTCGGGGGCACAGCAGCGACTGGGACTATTTCGCCAGCGAGTCCGGCGACCCGGCCTGGAACTACCAGTCGACGCTGGCCACTTACCGGCGCATCGAGAACTGGCAGGGCACTCCAGATCCATTGCGTCGAGGCACGGGCGGCCCGGTGTTCGTGCAACCTGCGCCCGAGCCCAATCCGGTCGCGCCTGCCATGCTGGCCGCAGCGGCAAAGCTCGGGATGACAGTTTACGACGACCAGAACGGCGCGATGATGGAGGGGCCTGGCGGTGCGGCACTGACCAACGTGTGCCTGAGTGACGGGCGCCGACGCTCGATATTCCGCAGCTACGTGTTCCCGTTGATGGCGCAGCCGAACCTCACGGTTTTGACCCATGCACACGTCTTGCGTGTGCTGTTGGAGGGCCAGCAAGCGGTCGGCGTGGAAGTGCTCTACGAAGGTCGTGTCATCCACTTCAGTGCCGAGCAGGAAGTGGTGCTGTCGTTAGGGGCGATCAACACGCCCAAGGTTCTCATGCTGTCGGGCATCGGCGATGCGCAGCAGCTTGCCAGGCACCAGATCGAACCCGTGCAGCATCTGCCGGGAGTCGGTCAGAACTACCAGGATCACATCATGGTTTCCGGCTGTATCTGGGACTACGAACAGGCTCACGCGCCACGCAACAATGCCGGCGAGTCGACGTTCCTGTGGAAAAGCAACGCCGCGCTCGACGTTCCGGATATTCAGACCTTTCTCGCCGAGATCCCCATTGCCACGCCCGAGGCGCAGGCCATGTTCCATCCGCCGGCTGCGGCGTGGTCATTGCTGCCAGGCTTGGTGCGACCAAAAAGCAGAGGGTCGATCACCCTAACGGGCGGCGGCGCCATGGATCCGCTGAAGATCGACAGTGGAGCGCTCAGCGAGCCGGACGATCTGCAGGCCTTGGTGCGTGCGGTCGAGTTGTGCCGGGAGATCGGCAACAGCGAAACCATGCGCCCCTTCGCAAGACGCGAGGTGATGCCCGGGCCGTTGCGCGGAGCTGCGCTCGAGGCATTCGTGCGCAATGCGGCGTCGACCGTGTGGCACCAGTCATGCACGGCGAAGATGGGTACGGATGCCTTCTCGGTGGTCGACGCACAGCTGCGTGTCTACGGCATCCAGCGTCTGCGCATTGCCGATGCTTCGATCATGCCACGGGTCACCACCGGCAATACCATGGCGCCCTGCGTGATCATCGGCGAGCGCCTGGGCAGCCTGCTCACCGCCTAG
- a CDS encoding LysR family transcriptional regulator — MDIEDLLTFVEVADAGGVSSAALRLGVAKSIVSRRLARLEKELGVQLLTRSTRGATLTEAGATFRDHAAKACGEIDLAREAILPTGPLRGRLRVAAPLSFGPTHFAPVVAEMARRHPQLNIQTCYSDRFVDLIAEGYDCGIRVGYLHDSNLIGRRVGPIGVQLVASPGYINAYGSPQRPEELASHQALMQGTEAWQFMDGGKVISVRPQGRFKADNGVALVAAAVAGLGVAYLPDCLTHDSLASEALVPIMTSYPPPPAGAYLVRPPGQHPARKIRVLTELLIEYFGKSPHFAGAASTVLPEPAP; from the coding sequence TTGGATATCGAAGATCTACTGACATTTGTCGAGGTTGCCGATGCCGGAGGCGTTTCGTCTGCTGCGCTTCGGCTTGGAGTAGCCAAGTCGATCGTCAGTCGGAGACTCGCGCGCCTAGAGAAGGAGCTTGGCGTGCAGCTGCTGACACGCTCCACCCGCGGCGCGACGTTGACAGAAGCCGGTGCTACATTCCGCGACCATGCCGCCAAGGCGTGTGGCGAGATTGATTTAGCGCGGGAAGCAATTCTACCCACGGGCCCCCTCCGTGGTCGTCTGCGTGTTGCCGCACCGCTGTCTTTCGGGCCGACGCATTTTGCCCCGGTGGTAGCAGAGATGGCGCGCCGACACCCACAGCTGAACATCCAGACCTGCTATAGCGATCGCTTTGTAGATCTAATTGCCGAGGGATACGACTGCGGCATACGGGTCGGCTACCTTCATGACTCCAACCTCATAGGCAGACGCGTAGGCCCGATCGGAGTCCAGCTGGTCGCGAGCCCAGGCTATATCAATGCCTATGGCTCACCGCAACGGCCAGAGGAACTGGCCTCCCATCAGGCCCTGATGCAGGGCACCGAGGCCTGGCAATTTATGGATGGCGGGAAGGTTATTTCTGTTCGCCCCCAGGGACGATTCAAGGCAGACAACGGCGTAGCACTTGTTGCCGCCGCCGTAGCAGGCCTGGGGGTTGCTTACCTGCCCGATTGCCTCACTCATGACAGCCTCGCCTCGGAGGCACTGGTGCCGATCATGACGAGTTATCCGCCTCCGCCCGCGGGAGCGTATTTGGTTCGCCCTCCAGGTCAGCATCCTGCGCGGAAGATTAGAGTCCTCACCGAACTCCTGATTGAGTACTTCGGAAAGTCTCCACACTTTGCAGGGGCCGCTTCCACCGTCTTACCCGAGCCTGCCCCATGA
- a CDS encoding AraC family transcriptional regulator encodes MTSSDNPPIAFHLGPDAGSDWSAAMLEHHGLYCQFDEAHIARSSAQSWHLGDIGVTRADLVSLALVPAGEEQGSWQGQWLYLKLMTGGRVDIEQGGNTHRFTAGSMFFIDPERSFHESFAERGQMTILRIPKGILRERGLMHSLRSPVIADMGSADTRAIRDLIQCIAQQHVAPGPAVRKLMGRQLLELVDSMLGGAGDKARPRSADAVLSRARRHIHLHLADPRLDCTAVAEAAHVSVKHLQRLFREQNTTLMRHVWSVRLEHAQRLLTSTSVRPSVQDVAWKSGFATASHFSRAYQAQFGICPSQVGAAR; translated from the coding sequence ATGACAAGCTCAGACAACCCGCCCATCGCCTTCCATCTAGGGCCTGATGCCGGGAGCGATTGGTCGGCTGCCATGCTCGAACACCATGGGTTGTATTGCCAATTCGATGAGGCGCACATAGCACGCTCATCCGCGCAGAGCTGGCACCTGGGTGATATCGGTGTGACCCGTGCTGACCTCGTGTCGCTTGCGTTGGTGCCCGCAGGCGAAGAACAGGGCTCATGGCAAGGCCAGTGGCTGTACCTGAAGCTGATGACCGGCGGGCGCGTCGATATCGAACAGGGCGGAAACACTCACCGGTTCACTGCCGGTAGCATGTTCTTCATCGACCCTGAACGCAGTTTCCACGAGTCGTTTGCCGAACGTGGGCAAATGACCATACTGCGCATTCCCAAGGGCATCCTGCGTGAGCGGGGCTTGATGCACTCGCTGCGCTCGCCGGTCATCGCCGATATGGGCTCAGCGGACACTCGGGCCATTCGCGACCTTATTCAATGCATCGCGCAGCAGCATGTCGCTCCTGGCCCGGCGGTACGCAAGCTGATGGGCCGACAGTTACTGGAGCTGGTCGATAGCATGCTGGGTGGGGCAGGGGACAAAGCCCGGCCGCGCAGTGCCGACGCCGTTCTGTCGAGAGCCCGGCGGCACATCCATCTGCATCTGGCAGATCCACGCCTCGACTGCACGGCGGTCGCCGAAGCGGCGCACGTTTCGGTCAAGCATTTGCAACGCTTGTTCAGGGAGCAGAACACCACCCTGATGCGGCATGTATGGAGTGTTCGCCTGGAGCATGCGCAGCGGCTGCTGACGTCCACCTCCGTGCGGCCAAGCGTGCAGGATGTGGCCTGGAAATCCGGCTTCGCCACTGCCTCGCATTTCAGCCGTGCCTATCAGGCGCAGTTCGGCATCTGCCCTTCGCAAGTCGGCGCTGCCAGGTAA